One Grus americana isolate bGruAme1 chromosome Z, bGruAme1.mat, whole genome shotgun sequence DNA window includes the following coding sequences:
- the LYRM7 gene encoding complex III assembly factor LYRM7 isoform X2, with protein MASRGQVLKLFKLLHRTRQEVFKNDTRALEAARQKINEEFRNNQDETSEEKINEYSYPGKIFYKTTLLTLINQQKNMNPEENMPLSPEV; from the exons GTTTTGAAGCTTTTTAAATTGTTACACAGAACTCGGcaagaagttttcaaaaatgaTACCAGAGCCCTTGAAG CTGCAAGACAAAAGATAAATGAAGAATTCAGAAATAACCAAGATGAGACATCTGAAGAGAAGATAAATGAG tACTCATACCCAGGAAAGATCTTCTACAAGACAACACTCCTTACTTTgataaaccaacaaaaaaacatgAATCCTGAGGAAAATATGCCTCTCTCCCCAGAAGTTTAA
- the LYRM7 gene encoding complex III assembly factor LYRM7 isoform X1: MASRGQVLKLFKLLHRTRQEVFKNDTRALEAARQKINEEFRNNQDETSEEKINELLKIASDVEVILRTSVIQAVHTDSDKILLIPRKDLLQDNTPYFDKPTKKHES; encoded by the exons GTTTTGAAGCTTTTTAAATTGTTACACAGAACTCGGcaagaagttttcaaaaatgaTACCAGAGCCCTTGAAG CTGCAAGACAAAAGATAAATGAAGAATTCAGAAATAACCAAGATGAGACATCTGAAGAGAAGATAAATGAG CTTCTGAAAATAGCTTCAGATGTTGAAGTGATTCTCAGAACTTCTGTTATTCAGGCAGTTCACACAGATTCCGACAAAATAT tACTCATACCCAGGAAAGATCTTCTACAAGACAACACTCCTTACTTTgataaaccaacaaaaaaacatgAATCCTGA